A portion of the Streptomyces coeruleoprunus genome contains these proteins:
- a CDS encoding cysteine desulfurase family protein, producing the protein MAYLDHAATTPMLPEAIEAMTAQLAVTGNASSLHAAGRRARRTVEEGREMLAEALGARPSEVVLTSGGTEADNLAVKGLYWSRRTADPRRVRILASPVEHHAVLDAVHWLGDQEGATVEYLTVDRYGRVHPEALREAVGDHPETVALATVMWANNEIGTVMPIRELADVAHEFGIPLHADAVQAVGQVPVGFADSGLAAMTVSGHKIGGPYGIGALLLGRDHSPVPVLHGGGQERHVRSGTLDVPAVAAFAVAARLATERREDFAREIGALRDELVAAVRSAVPDAILGGDPVDRLPANAHFTFPGCEGDSLLLLLDAQGIACSTGSACTAGIAQPSHVLLATGTDPDLARGTLRFTLGHTSTRADVEAVAKAIGPAVERARTAGLT; encoded by the coding sequence ATGGCTTACCTCGACCACGCCGCGACCACCCCGATGCTCCCCGAGGCGATCGAGGCGATGACCGCCCAGCTCGCCGTGACCGGGAACGCGTCCTCGCTGCACGCCGCCGGCCGCCGGGCCCGCCGTACCGTCGAGGAGGGCCGCGAGATGCTCGCCGAGGCGCTCGGCGCGCGCCCCAGCGAGGTCGTCCTCACCTCCGGCGGCACCGAGGCCGACAACCTCGCCGTCAAGGGCCTGTACTGGTCCCGCCGCACCGCCGACCCGCGCCGCGTCCGCATCCTCGCGAGCCCCGTCGAACACCACGCCGTCCTCGACGCCGTCCACTGGCTCGGCGACCAGGAGGGCGCCACCGTCGAGTACCTGACCGTCGACCGGTACGGCAGGGTGCACCCCGAGGCGCTCCGCGAGGCCGTCGGGGACCACCCGGAGACCGTCGCCCTGGCCACCGTCATGTGGGCCAACAACGAGATCGGCACCGTCATGCCGATCCGCGAACTCGCCGACGTGGCCCACGAGTTCGGCATCCCGCTGCACGCCGACGCCGTCCAGGCCGTCGGCCAGGTCCCGGTCGGCTTCGCCGACTCCGGGCTCGCCGCCATGACTGTCTCCGGCCACAAGATCGGCGGCCCGTACGGGATCGGGGCGCTCCTCCTCGGCCGCGACCACAGCCCCGTGCCGGTGCTCCACGGCGGCGGCCAGGAGCGCCACGTCCGCTCCGGCACCCTCGACGTGCCCGCCGTCGCCGCCTTCGCCGTCGCCGCCCGCCTGGCCACCGAGCGCCGCGAGGACTTCGCCCGCGAGATCGGCGCCCTGCGCGACGAGCTGGTCGCCGCCGTCCGCTCCGCCGTCCCCGACGCCATCCTGGGCGGCGACCCCGTCGACCGGCTCCCCGCCAACGCCCACTTCACCTTCCCCGGCTGCGAGGGCGACTCCCTGCTGCTCCTCCTGGACGCCCAGGGCATCGCGTGCTCCACCGGCTCCGCCTGTACGGCCGGCATCGCCCAGCCCAGCCATGTGCTGCTGGCCACGGGCACCGACCCGGACCTGGCACGCGGCACCCTGCGCTTCACCCTCGGCCACACCTCGACCCGCGCCGACGTCGAGGCGGTCGCCAAGGCGATCGGCCCGGCGGTGGAACGCGCCCGCACGGCCGGCCTCACCTGA
- the ligA gene encoding NAD-dependent DNA ligase LigA, protein MSVEQHDVVPPEAREKHAQLAEQVEEHRFRYYVKDQPVISDAEFDRLLRSLEALEEEYPELRTPDSPTQKVAGAYETEFTAVQHRERMLSLDNAFDEAELTAWAERVARDVGTADHRFLCELKVDGLAVNLTYEKGRLTRAATRGDGRTGEDITPNVRTISDIPDRLKGDRIPDLVEIRGEVYFPMEKFEELNARLVAAGDKPFANPRNAAAGSLRQKDPKVTATRPLHMVVHGIGARTGLEIDRLSQAYELLREWGLPTARHNRVVDDLDGVREFIAYYGEHRHSVEHEIDGVVVKLDEIPLQGRLGSTSRAPRWAIAYKYPPEEVNTKLVDIRVGVGRTGRITPYAQVEPVTVAGSEVEFATLHNQDVVKAKGVLIGDTVVLRKAGDVIPEILGPVADLRDGSEREFVMPAECPECGTALKPMKEGDVDLRCPNGRTCPAQLRERLFYLAGRKCLDIENFGYVAAAALTRPLEPAGPPLVDEGDLFDLTIEQLLPIKAYVLDQDTGLPKRDPKTGEEKVVTVFANQQGEPRKNALAMLENIAAAKQRPLARIITGLSIRHVGPVAAEALAREFRSIDRIEQATEEELAAVEGVGPTIAASLKQWFEEEWHREILRKWRAAGVRTEEESTGGDEGPRPLEGLTVVVTGTLQNYTRDGAKEALQSLGAKVTGSVSKKTSFVVVGDNPGSKYDKAMQLKVPVLDENGFVVLLEQGPDAAREAAVPVEQ, encoded by the coding sequence GTGTCTGTCGAACAGCACGACGTGGTGCCGCCGGAGGCACGGGAGAAGCACGCCCAGCTGGCCGAGCAGGTCGAGGAGCACCGCTTCCGGTACTACGTGAAGGACCAGCCGGTCATCAGCGACGCCGAGTTCGACCGGCTCCTGCGCTCACTGGAGGCGCTGGAGGAGGAGTACCCGGAGCTGCGCACGCCCGACTCGCCGACCCAGAAGGTCGCGGGGGCGTACGAGACGGAGTTCACGGCCGTCCAGCACCGCGAGCGCATGCTGTCGCTGGACAACGCGTTCGACGAGGCGGAGCTGACCGCCTGGGCCGAGCGCGTCGCCCGCGACGTCGGCACGGCGGACCACCGCTTCCTGTGCGAACTCAAGGTGGACGGCCTCGCCGTGAACCTCACGTACGAGAAGGGCCGGCTGACCCGGGCGGCGACCCGCGGCGACGGGCGCACCGGCGAGGACATCACGCCCAACGTACGGACGATCTCGGACATCCCGGATCGGCTGAAGGGCGACCGCATCCCCGACCTCGTGGAGATCCGGGGCGAGGTCTACTTCCCGATGGAGAAGTTCGAGGAGCTGAACGCCCGTCTCGTCGCGGCCGGCGACAAGCCGTTCGCCAACCCGCGCAACGCCGCCGCCGGTTCCCTGCGCCAGAAGGACCCGAAGGTCACCGCCACGCGCCCGCTGCACATGGTGGTGCACGGCATCGGCGCCCGCACGGGACTGGAGATCGACCGCCTGTCGCAGGCCTACGAGCTGCTGCGCGAGTGGGGCCTCCCGACGGCCCGGCACAACCGCGTGGTGGACGACCTCGACGGCGTACGGGAGTTCATCGCGTACTACGGCGAGCACCGTCACTCGGTGGAGCACGAGATCGACGGTGTCGTCGTCAAGCTGGACGAGATCCCCCTCCAGGGACGGCTGGGCTCGACCTCGAGGGCCCCGCGCTGGGCGATCGCGTACAAGTACCCGCCGGAGGAGGTCAACACCAAGCTGGTCGACATCCGCGTGGGCGTCGGCCGCACGGGCCGGATCACGCCGTACGCGCAGGTGGAGCCGGTGACCGTGGCCGGCTCGGAGGTCGAGTTCGCCACGCTCCACAACCAGGACGTGGTGAAGGCCAAGGGCGTGCTCATCGGGGACACCGTGGTGCTGCGCAAGGCCGGTGACGTCATCCCGGAGATCCTGGGCCCGGTGGCGGACCTGCGGGACGGCAGCGAGCGCGAGTTCGTCATGCCGGCCGAGTGCCCCGAGTGCGGTACGGCGCTGAAGCCGATGAAGGAGGGCGACGTCGACCTGCGCTGCCCCAACGGCCGCACGTGCCCGGCCCAGCTGCGCGAGCGCCTGTTCTACCTGGCGGGGCGCAAGTGCCTGGACATCGAGAACTTCGGCTACGTCGCGGCCGCGGCGCTGACCAGGCCGCTGGAGCCGGCCGGGCCGCCGCTCGTCGACGAGGGCGACCTGTTCGACCTCACCATCGAACAGCTGCTGCCCATCAAGGCGTACGTCCTGGACCAGGACACCGGCCTGCCCAAGCGCGACCCCAAGACCGGCGAGGAGAAGGTCGTCACGGTCTTCGCCAACCAGCAGGGGGAGCCCCGTAAGAACGCGCTGGCCATGCTGGAGAACATCGCGGCGGCCAAGCAGCGCCCGCTCGCCCGGATCATCACCGGCCTGTCGATCCGGCACGTCGGGCCGGTCGCCGCCGAGGCGCTCGCCCGGGAGTTCCGTTCGATCGACCGCATCGAACAGGCCACCGAGGAGGAGCTGGCGGCCGTCGAAGGCGTCGGACCCACCATCGCCGCCTCCCTCAAGCAGTGGTTCGAGGAGGAGTGGCACCGCGAGATCCTGCGCAAATGGCGGGCCGCGGGCGTCCGGACGGAAGAGGAGAGCACCGGCGGGGACGAGGGGCCGCGCCCGCTGGAGGGCCTGACCGTCGTCGTCACGGGCACGCTGCAGAACTACACCAGGGATGGCGCAAAAGAAGC
- a CDS encoding SDR family oxidoreductase, translating into MATHLITGAGSGIGAAVARRLHERGDDLVLLARDAGRAKELAESYPGARTLVGDLANPDRLSWAFSHQSLPDRLDSLLHIAGVVDLGPVGDLTPKVWRAQLDVNLVAPAELTRLLLPLLRVSQGHVVFVNSGAGLNAHAEWSAYAASKHGLKALADSLRHEEHANGVRVTSVYPGRTASPMQEKVHRQEGKAYDASRWIDPESVATTILMAVDLPRDAEVNDLTVRPGR; encoded by the coding sequence ATGGCTACACACCTGATCACCGGCGCGGGCTCCGGCATCGGCGCGGCCGTCGCGCGCCGCCTGCACGAACGCGGCGACGACCTCGTCCTCCTCGCCCGTGACGCCGGGCGTGCCAAGGAGCTCGCCGAGTCCTACCCGGGCGCCCGCACGCTCGTCGGCGACCTCGCCAACCCCGACCGGCTCTCCTGGGCGTTCTCGCACCAGTCCCTGCCCGACCGGCTGGACTCGCTGCTGCACATCGCGGGCGTCGTCGACCTCGGCCCGGTCGGCGACCTCACGCCCAAGGTGTGGCGCGCCCAGCTCGACGTGAACCTCGTCGCCCCGGCCGAGCTGACCAGGCTGCTCCTGCCGCTGCTGCGCGTCTCGCAGGGCCACGTGGTCTTCGTCAACTCCGGCGCCGGCCTGAACGCCCACGCCGAGTGGTCCGCGTACGCCGCCTCCAAGCACGGCCTGAAGGCGCTCGCCGACTCCCTGCGTCATGAGGAGCACGCCAACGGCGTCCGCGTCACGTCCGTCTACCCGGGCCGCACCGCCAGCCCCATGCAGGAGAAGGTGCACCGCCAGGAGGGCAAGGCGTACGACGCGTCCCGCTGGATCGACCCCGAGTCGGTGGCGACGACCATCCTCATGGCCGTCGACCTGCCGCGCGACGCGGAGGTCAACGACCTGACGGTCCGCCCGGGACGCTGA
- a CDS encoding N-acetylmuramoyl-L-alanine amidase — protein sequence MGSKNRGGSRDKSARMGRRAVLIGGGAALAGAAVLGQDELRRAWWRLPGTERKRVEGELDHQGAQWTAAARANWRRADRPADYAVDRIVVHVVQGSFATALRVFKNPGHGAAAHYVVGKDGRIAQMIRELDVAFHAGNRDMNERSIGIEHEGFVDRPQDFTPAMYASSAKLAADICARYGIPVDREHIIGHVEVAGTDHTDPGPHWDWDRYIRLVREAAAARTSSPSPSPAAAAGRPTG from the coding sequence ATGGGGAGCAAGAACAGGGGCGGGAGCCGCGACAAGAGCGCCCGGATGGGGCGGCGGGCCGTGCTGATCGGCGGCGGCGCGGCCCTGGCGGGCGCGGCCGTGCTGGGCCAGGACGAGCTGCGGCGTGCCTGGTGGCGGCTGCCGGGTACGGAGCGCAAGCGCGTCGAGGGCGAGCTGGACCACCAGGGCGCGCAGTGGACGGCGGCGGCGCGGGCGAACTGGCGGCGCGCGGACCGCCCGGCCGACTACGCCGTGGACCGGATCGTGGTCCATGTGGTGCAGGGCAGCTTCGCCACGGCGCTGCGGGTGTTCAAGAACCCGGGGCACGGGGCGGCGGCGCACTACGTGGTGGGCAAGGACGGGCGCATCGCGCAGATGATCCGGGAGCTGGACGTGGCGTTCCACGCGGGGAACCGGGACATGAACGAGCGGAGCATCGGCATCGAGCACGAGGGTTTCGTGGACCGGCCGCAGGACTTCACCCCGGCCATGTACGCCTCGTCGGCGAAGCTGGCGGCGGACATATGCGCGCGGTACGGCATACCGGTCGACCGGGAGCACATCATCGGCCACGTCGAGGTGGCGGGCACGGACCACACGGACCCTGGCCCGCACTGGGACTGGGACCGCTACATCCGCCTCGTACGGGAGGCGGCCGCGGCACGCACGTCGTCGCCCTCGCCCTCGCCTGCCGCGGCGGCCGGGCGGCCCACGGGCTGA
- a CDS encoding TIGR00730 family Rossman fold protein: MNICVFLSAADLDERYTGPAREFGELLAKGGHTLVWGGSDAGLMKVVADAVQQAGGRLVGVSVEFLSDKARPDCDEMVVAKDLAERKAELLARADAVVVMVGGTGTLDEATEILELKKHGLHDKPVVLLNTAGFYDGLKQQFRRMDEEGFLPLPLTELVFFAEDAVSALAYLEETAGIA, encoded by the coding sequence ATGAACATCTGCGTCTTCCTCTCCGCCGCCGACCTCGACGAGCGCTACACCGGCCCCGCGCGCGAGTTCGGCGAGCTGCTCGCCAAGGGCGGCCACACCCTCGTCTGGGGCGGCTCGGACGCCGGTCTGATGAAGGTCGTCGCCGACGCCGTCCAGCAGGCGGGCGGACGCCTCGTGGGCGTCTCGGTGGAGTTCCTGTCCGACAAGGCGCGCCCCGACTGCGACGAGATGGTCGTCGCCAAGGACCTCGCCGAGCGCAAGGCGGAGCTGCTGGCGCGGGCCGACGCCGTCGTGGTCATGGTCGGCGGGACCGGGACGCTCGACGAGGCCACCGAGATCCTGGAGCTGAAGAAGCACGGGCTCCACGACAAGCCGGTCGTCCTGCTCAACACCGCGGGGTTCTACGACGGCCTGAAGCAGCAGTTCCGCCGCATGGACGAGGAGGGCTTCCTGCCGCTCCCGCTCACCGAGCTGGTGTTCTTCGCGGAGGACGCCGTCTCGGCCCTGGCGTACCTGGAGGAGACCGCCGGGATCGCCTGA
- a CDS encoding tetratricopeptide repeat protein, translated as MGERGEPGGTVRNVVSGGQQGTVVQAGHIEHLVVQPPRPEEVTVAPPWGDRGTPLRGREPLLARLLAEPGVHVLYGLGGVGKTALALEAAHRFRRPHARVWWVGAHDDTRLTGGMRAVARHLGATDADLAAGMTADLVWERLSALREPWLLVLDNADDLALLDGPGRLASGTGWVRAHGAPQGLVLVTTRDGDPTAWGALPVLHALTPLPREDAVRALADRAGSEAGPDEDAAALAVRLGGLPLALDTAGRYLASVHERPTLFRAAGEPATYGDYLAALGSGDVTVDGDGTLTRIWEMSLALAESRGDTRARAVLHLLAGFADAPVPLRVLDPAHLPDATPAQLWRALQALHRLGLAELRDTTGDDGAEPVVALHPLVRDAHRTDAARALAQDLAARAAEADGRPEDIARRGFWSALVPHLLDITPDRDAPEHLWVAALCAGDHLKRRGLYGRAFAVLRPLAESSVRLIGENHKLTHWARTLHTSVLLDLGRFTEARAEADALVETCLRLLGRDAPITLRSRALAATAAQLCGDLDAARAASEAVHEVYARLLGPDDRHTLAARHNLAIIVHESGDVAAARAEYEAILAVETATLGPHHPDTLTTRHNLATALADSGERERAAAEYRAVLEARIRVLGADHPDAEATAVMLARTLPG; from the coding sequence ATGGGGGAGCGGGGGGAGCCGGGCGGGACGGTACGCAACGTCGTGTCCGGCGGACAGCAGGGGACCGTCGTCCAGGCGGGGCACATCGAGCACCTCGTCGTCCAGCCGCCGAGGCCCGAGGAGGTCACCGTCGCCCCGCCCTGGGGGGACCGGGGCACACCCCTGCGCGGCCGTGAGCCGCTGCTGGCGCGGCTGCTCGCCGAGCCGGGCGTGCACGTGCTGTACGGGCTCGGGGGCGTGGGCAAGACCGCCCTCGCCCTGGAGGCCGCCCACCGCTTCCGGCGGCCCCACGCGCGCGTGTGGTGGGTCGGCGCCCACGACGACACCCGCCTGACCGGCGGCATGCGCGCGGTGGCCCGGCACCTCGGGGCCACCGACGCCGACCTGGCCGCCGGGATGACGGCCGACCTGGTGTGGGAGCGGCTGTCCGCGCTGCGGGAGCCGTGGCTGCTCGTGCTCGACAACGCCGACGACCTCGCCCTGCTGGACGGCCCCGGCCGCCTCGCCTCCGGCACCGGCTGGGTGCGGGCCCACGGGGCGCCCCAGGGCCTGGTCCTGGTCACCACCCGGGACGGCGACCCCACCGCGTGGGGCGCGCTGCCGGTGCTGCACGCGCTGACGCCGCTGCCCCGCGAGGACGCCGTGCGCGCGCTCGCCGACCGTGCGGGCTCGGAGGCCGGCCCCGACGAGGACGCCGCGGCGCTCGCCGTACGCCTCGGGGGCCTGCCGCTCGCGCTCGACACGGCGGGCCGCTACCTGGCCTCCGTCCACGAACGCCCGACGCTCTTCCGGGCGGCCGGCGAGCCCGCCACGTACGGGGACTACCTGGCGGCGCTCGGCAGCGGCGACGTCACCGTGGACGGGGACGGCACCCTGACCCGCATCTGGGAGATGTCCCTGGCGCTCGCCGAGTCCCGCGGCGACACCCGGGCCCGCGCCGTGCTGCACCTGCTGGCCGGCTTCGCCGACGCCCCCGTCCCGCTGCGCGTACTGGACCCGGCGCACCTCCCGGACGCCACGCCCGCGCAGCTCTGGCGGGCCCTCCAGGCGCTGCACCGGCTGGGCCTCGCCGAACTGCGCGACACCACCGGCGACGACGGCGCCGAACCGGTCGTGGCCCTCCACCCGCTCGTCCGGGACGCCCACCGCACCGACGCCGCCCGCGCCCTCGCCCAGGACCTCGCGGCGCGGGCCGCCGAAGCGGACGGGCGGCCCGAGGACATCGCCCGCCGGGGCTTCTGGTCGGCGCTCGTGCCGCACCTCCTCGACATCACCCCCGACCGGGACGCGCCCGAGCACCTGTGGGTGGCGGCCCTGTGCGCGGGCGACCACCTGAAGCGCCGCGGGCTGTACGGGCGGGCGTTCGCCGTACTGCGGCCCCTCGCGGAGTCGTCGGTACGGCTCATCGGCGAGAACCACAAGCTCACCCACTGGGCGCGGACCCTGCACACGAGCGTGCTGCTCGACCTCGGGCGCTTCACCGAGGCCCGCGCCGAGGCCGACGCCCTCGTGGAGACCTGCCTCCGGCTGCTGGGCCGGGACGCCCCCATCACCCTGCGCAGCCGGGCGCTGGCCGCGACGGCCGCCCAGCTGTGCGGCGACCTCGACGCCGCCCGCGCCGCGTCCGAGGCCGTGCACGAGGTGTACGCGCGGCTCCTGGGACCGGACGACCGGCACACCCTGGCGGCCCGTCACAACCTGGCGATCATCGTCCACGAGAGCGGCGACGTCGCCGCCGCCCGCGCCGAGTACGAGGCGATCCTGGCCGTCGAGACCGCGACGCTCGGCCCCCACCACCCCGACACCCTGACGACCCGCCACAACCTCGCCACCGCCCTCGCCGACTCCGGTGAGCGCGAGCGGGCCGCCGCCGAGTACCGGGCCGTCCTGGAGGCCCGTATCCGGGTGCTCGGCGCCGACCACCCGGACGCCGAGGCCACGGCGGTCATGCTGGCGCGTACGCTTCCCGGGTGA
- the mnmA gene encoding tRNA 2-thiouridine(34) synthase MnmA translates to MTETSPRPLRVLAAMSGGVDSAVAAARAAEAGHDVTGVHLALSANPQSFRTGARGCCTIEDSRDARRAADVIGIPFYVWDLADRFREDVVEDFVAEYEAGRTPNPCLRCNEKIKFAALLDKALALGFDAVCTGHYATIVTHEDGTRELHRASDMAKDQSYVLGVLDEKQLAHALFPLGDTLTTKDEIRAEAERRGLAVAKKPDSHDICFIADGDTQGFLASRLGRAEGDIVDETGNKVGTHEGAYGFTIGQRKGLRIGHPAPDGKPRYVLDISPVNNTVTVGPAEALDVTALTAIKPRWCGTAPEGPGTYTAQLRAHGGETGVTAELVDGELKVTFTEPVRGVAPGQAIVLYDGTRVVGSATIATTTRRAATTATA, encoded by the coding sequence ATGACTGAGACCTCCCCGCGCCCCCTCCGCGTCCTCGCCGCCATGTCCGGCGGTGTGGACTCCGCCGTCGCCGCCGCCCGCGCAGCCGAGGCGGGACACGACGTGACCGGGGTGCACCTGGCGCTGTCCGCGAACCCGCAGTCGTTCCGCACCGGCGCACGCGGCTGCTGCACCATCGAGGACTCGCGCGACGCCCGGCGCGCCGCCGACGTCATCGGCATCCCCTTCTACGTGTGGGACCTGGCCGACCGCTTCCGCGAGGACGTCGTCGAGGACTTCGTCGCCGAGTACGAGGCGGGCCGGACGCCCAACCCGTGCCTGCGCTGCAACGAGAAGATCAAGTTCGCCGCGCTGCTCGACAAGGCGCTGGCGCTCGGCTTCGACGCGGTGTGCACCGGCCACTACGCCACGATCGTCACGCACGAGGACGGCACGCGGGAGCTCCACCGCGCCTCCGACATGGCCAAGGACCAGTCGTACGTGCTCGGCGTCCTCGACGAGAAGCAGCTCGCGCACGCCCTGTTCCCCCTCGGCGACACCCTCACCACGAAGGACGAGATCCGCGCCGAGGCCGAGCGGCGCGGCCTCGCCGTGGCCAAGAAGCCCGACAGCCACGACATCTGCTTCATCGCCGACGGCGACACCCAGGGCTTCCTCGCCTCGCGCCTCGGCAGGGCCGAGGGCGACATCGTCGACGAGACCGGCAACAAGGTGGGCACCCACGAAGGCGCGTACGGCTTCACCATCGGCCAGCGCAAGGGACTGCGCATCGGCCACCCCGCCCCCGACGGCAAGCCGCGCTACGTCCTCGACATCTCGCCCGTGAACAACACGGTCACCGTCGGCCCCGCCGAGGCCCTGGACGTCACCGCCCTCACGGCGATCAAGCCCCGCTGGTGCGGCACGGCCCCGGAGGGCCCCGGCACGTACACGGCACAGCTCCGCGCCCACGGCGGCGAGACCGGGGTCACGGCCGAGCTGGTCGACGGCGAACTGAAGGTCACCTTCACGGAGCCCGTCCGGGGCGTCGCCCCGGGCCAGGCGATCGTCCTCTACGACGGCACCCGCGTGGTCGGCTCCGCCACCATCGCCACGACGACCCGCCGCGCGGCGACGACGGCGACCGCCTGA
- a CDS encoding methionine synthase codes for MSENSDSKNLRWGPATGVGSMPGGDAREAAKTVTGSFEDFVHLPELPARGPGADMIGRTIGLLAELYAHVEPSGWRISDRPGRDTRRARSWMGEDLDALEEFTQGYEGLLKVQAVGPWTLAAALELRGGEAALGDPGACRDLTASLAEGLRDHLAEVRRRVPGAEVVLQLDEPSLTAVLRGRIRTASGYRTHRAVDRQVVEGALREVIGVNGGGPVVVHSCAPDVPFALLRRAGVTGISFDFGLLTERDEEPIGEAVESGTQLFAGVVASTDGPLSDPAGSVMGVRTLWRRLGLNPGTLAESLVITPTCGLAGASPAYARAALAHCAKAARSLADNPE; via the coding sequence GTGAGCGAGAACAGCGACAGCAAGAACCTCCGCTGGGGCCCCGCCACCGGCGTCGGCTCCATGCCGGGCGGCGACGCGCGCGAGGCCGCGAAGACCGTCACCGGCTCCTTCGAGGACTTCGTCCACCTCCCCGAACTGCCCGCGCGCGGCCCCGGCGCCGACATGATCGGCCGCACCATCGGGCTGCTGGCGGAGCTGTACGCGCACGTGGAGCCGAGCGGCTGGCGGATCAGCGACCGGCCGGGACGCGACACGCGCCGGGCCCGGTCCTGGATGGGCGAGGACCTCGACGCGCTGGAGGAGTTCACGCAGGGGTACGAGGGCCTGCTGAAGGTCCAGGCCGTGGGGCCCTGGACGCTCGCCGCGGCCCTGGAGCTGCGGGGCGGCGAGGCCGCGCTCGGCGACCCCGGCGCCTGCCGAGACCTGACCGCCTCCCTCGCCGAGGGCCTGCGCGACCACCTCGCCGAGGTCCGCCGCCGGGTGCCCGGCGCCGAGGTCGTCCTCCAACTCGACGAGCCGTCCCTCACCGCCGTGCTGCGCGGCCGGATCAGGACCGCCAGCGGCTACCGCACCCACCGGGCCGTCGACCGCCAGGTCGTGGAGGGCGCCCTGCGCGAGGTGATCGGCGTCAACGGCGGCGGGCCGGTCGTCGTGCATTCCTGCGCGCCCGACGTGCCGTTCGCCCTGCTGCGGCGGGCCGGCGTCACGGGCATCTCGTTCGATTTCGGCCTGCTCACCGAGCGTGACGAGGAGCCCATCGGCGAGGCCGTCGAGAGCGGTACGCAGCTGTTCGCGGGCGTCGTCGCCTCCACCGACGGCCCATTGTCAGACCCTGCCGGTAGCGTCATGGGTGTCAGGACGCTGTGGCGCAGGCTGGGGCTGAATCCGGGGACTCTCGCCGAGTCGTTGGTGATCACGCCGACATGCGGGCTCGCGGGGGCTTCGCCCGCATATGCCCGCGCCGCCCTCGCGCACTGCGCCAAGGCTGCGAGATCGCTCGCGGACAACCCTGAGTAA
- a CDS encoding DUF4190 domain-containing protein: protein MELAARTADPRRDADGMAVAAFVLGLVGLLVLNIVLGPIAIGLAALALRHGTARRGRALLGLALGVADLVLLAALVTLNGTVSWTMA, encoded by the coding sequence ATGGAACTCGCCGCACGCACGGCGGACCCGCGCCGGGACGCCGACGGCATGGCCGTCGCCGCCTTCGTCCTCGGCCTCGTCGGACTGCTCGTCCTCAACATCGTCCTCGGCCCCATCGCCATCGGACTCGCCGCGCTCGCCCTGCGCCACGGCACCGCCCGGCGCGGCCGCGCCCTCCTCGGACTCGCCCTCGGCGTCGCCGACCTCGTCCTGCTCGCCGCGCTCGTGACCCTGAACGGCACCGTGTCCTGGACTATGGCCTGA
- a CDS encoding TetR family transcriptional regulator, whose product MSHTTGVRQAQKQRTRQALLDAALVLLEDQSLNSLGLREVTRAVGIAPTAFYRHFSDTADLGVALVDQALGSLHGTIRTTLAATGDTEERIAGTVALIAALVREFPAHVRFLARERHGGVELVRDAIGEQLERFAREVADELATHPDTAGWERQDLLMLAGLYVDHMVMTASAFLAAGPDAAAQERVAQVARRRLRLVALGSRHWLD is encoded by the coding sequence ATGAGTCACACCACCGGTGTCCGGCAGGCCCAGAAGCAGAGGACCCGTCAGGCCCTGCTGGATGCCGCGCTCGTCCTGCTGGAGGACCAGAGCCTCAACAGCCTCGGACTGCGCGAGGTGACCCGCGCCGTCGGCATCGCCCCGACGGCTTTCTACCGCCACTTCTCCGACACGGCGGACCTGGGGGTGGCGCTCGTGGACCAGGCGCTGGGCAGCCTGCACGGCACGATCCGTACGACGCTGGCGGCGACCGGCGACACCGAGGAGCGGATCGCGGGGACCGTCGCCCTGATCGCCGCGCTGGTACGGGAGTTCCCGGCGCACGTGCGGTTCCTGGCGCGGGAGCGGCACGGCGGGGTGGAGCTGGTGCGGGACGCGATCGGCGAGCAGCTGGAGCGGTTCGCGCGGGAGGTGGCCGACGAGTTGGCCACCCACCCGGACACGGCCGGGTGGGAGCGGCAGGACCTGCTGATGCTGGCGGGGCTGTACGTCGACCACATGGTGATGACCGCCTCCGCCTTCCTGGCGGCCGGCCCCGACGCGGCGGCACAGGAACGGGTGGCACAGGTGGCCCGCCGGCGCCTGCGCCTGGTGGCCCTGGGCAGCCGCCACTGGCTGGACTGA